A genomic window from Lotus japonicus ecotype B-129 chromosome 1, LjGifu_v1.2 includes:
- the LOC130728572 gene encoding isoliquiritigenin 2'-O-methyltransferase-like produces the protein MNSNSSEKENHVDSTNSDTLSAMVLGISVVFPAALNAAIELNLFDIISKGSSPQNGGFLSASEIASELPTQHHHPDLPNRLERVLRLLASHSLLAASTRSGEDGAGSEVRVYGVSPSGQYFVSEGNRDGYLASFTSFLCHRELFRVWQNFKEAIIDPEIDLFKRVHGTSKFDHFGKDPEMNNVFNRAMSDICSSHMNRIIEIYTGFEGISTLVDVAGGNGQGLKMIISKYPSIKGVNFDLPQVIENSPIRPGIEHVGGNMFESIPRGDAIMLKAILHNWSDEKCLEILSNCHKALPTNGKVIVGEFILPEDPETTNEHKYVSILDNIMFITPGGRERTEKQLECLGKRSGFSRFQVVCRAFSVLGVIEFHK, from the exons ATGAATTCCAATTCCTCAGAGAAAGAGAACCATGTTGATAGCACTAACAGTGACACCCTCTCTGCCATGGTGCTTGGTATCAGTGTGGTTTTCCCTGCAGCCCTCAATGCAGCGATTGAGCTCAACCTGTTTGACATAATTTCCAAGGGAAGCTCCCCACAAAATGGTGGGTTCTTGTCAGCCTCTGAAATCGCTTCTGAGCTACCAACCCAACACCACCACCCTGATTTGCCAAACAGGCTCGAACGCGTGCTGCGATTGCTCGCGAGCCACTCTCTTCTCGCTGCTTCCACTCGCTCCGGTGAGGATGGTGCAGGTAGCGAGGTGAGAGTGTATGGGGTCTCACCTTCTGGTCAATATTTTGTCTCTGAAGGAAATCGTGATGGTTACCTTGCTTCATTCACATCGTTTCTTTGTCACCGTGAACTGTTTAGGGTATG GCAAAATTTTAAGGAAGCAATTATTGACCCCGAGATTGATCTATTCAAGAGAGTTCATGGAACATCAAAGTTCGACCACTTCGGAAAAGATCCAGAAATGAACAATGTATTTAACAGAGCTATGTCTGATATATGCTCATCACACATGAACAGAATAATTGAAATATACACAGGATTTGAGGGTATATCAACTTTGGTTGACGTAGCAGGTGGAAATGGACAAGGTCTCAAAATGATAATATCCAAATACCCTTCAATTAAAGGGGTTAATTTTGACCTTCCACAAGTGATTGAAAATTCACCAATACGTCCCG GGATTGAGCATGTTGGAGGAAACATGTTTGAAAGTATTCCCAGAGGTGATGCCATAATGCTAAAG GCTATATTGCATAATTGGTCAGACGAGAAATGCTTGGAAATTTTAAGCAATTGTCACAAAGCTTTGCCAACAAATGGAAAGGTTATTGTAGGGGAATTCATACTGCCAGAAGATCCAGAAACTACAAATGAACATAAATATGTTTCAATTCTTGATAACATCATGTTTATTACACCTGGTGGTAGGGAAAGGactgagaaacaacttgagtgtTTGGGCAAGCGCTCTGGATTTTCCAGGTTTCAAGTTGTTTGTCGCGCTTTCTCTGTTTTGGGAGTGATCGAGTTTCACAAATAG
- the LOC130728574 gene encoding uncharacterized protein LOC130728574, whose translation MEEVPDVDFKQIWSSLAPSNVKSFVWRLMLNRVQTKTNLRRRHVIRDDQSLACSFCQLQDETSDHLFCTCAFSMAIWRMVLGWFGVSIALPSLVKALFVQFPVFGRCSSKREALVTVWMATCWSLWLMRNRVIFDNGELDAGLVLDLIQVRSWHWIKAKRVNFQNSFYEWKLSPLACLDSL comes from the coding sequence ATGGAGGAGGTTCCTGATGTTGATTTTAAGCAAATTTGGAGTAGCCTTGCACCATCTAATGTGAAATCTTTTGTCTGGCGTCTGATGCTCAATCGAGTTCAAACGAAGACAAATTTGCGGCGAAGACATGTTATCCGTGATGACCAGAGTCTGGCTTGCTCCTTTTGTCAGCTTCAGGACGAGACGAGTGACCATTTGTTTTGCACTTGTGCGTTCTCCATGGCCATCTGGCGCATGGTGCTTGGTTGGTTTGGGGTGTCCATAGCTTTACCATCACTAGTTAAAGCTTTGTTTGTCCAGTTTCCAGTGTTTGGTAGGTGCAGTTCCAAGAGGGAGGCCTTGGTGACAGTTTGGATGGCGACTTGTTGGTCACTTTGGCTGATGCGTAACAGAGTAATTTTTGATAATGGGGAACTGGATGCAGGTTTGGTTTTGGACTTGATTCAAGTTCGTTCCTGGCATTGGATAAAGGCGAAGAGGGTGAATTTCCAGAATTCTTTTTATGAATGGAAGTTGTCCCCATTGGCTTGCTTGGACTCTTTGTGA